The genome window GGACGGCGGGCGGACCTACACGCGGCTGAACGTGTCGCCCGGCCCGCCGAATCCCTGCCGCACGGCCAACTTCTACTGCCCGCCCAACGGCGTCTTCTTCGTCGCCGGCGGCCGCGCGGCGGTCCTCTCCACCGCCGATTTCGCGCGGCGTCCGCGGACCGCGCCCGCGGTGGAGATGGCGACGCAGTCCGGTCCGCTGCTCGTCCGCCGCGGCGCGCTGGCGCAGGCGTTCGACCCGCACGGCCGCTCGCGCACCATCCGCAACGGCGTCTGCGTCCGCGCCGACGGCACCGTCGTCTTCGCCATCTCCGACGACGGGGTCACGCTGTACGAGCTCGCGACCGCCTTCCGCGACGCGCTCGCCTGTCCTGACGCGCTCTACCTCGACGGCACCATCTCCGCCCTCTACACCGGCGCGGATCTCCCGCCCCAGCGCCACGACTTCTCCGCCATGTTCGCCGTGACCGAGCCGATCGCGGGGCGCCGC of Longimicrobium sp. contains these proteins:
- a CDS encoding phosphodiester glycosidase family protein — translated: MPLLALAAFRCTARDADAETTTRQPEMRCRARTIAGARYRVCELPPAALGRLRLLARDAQGRPWRTIERLDAGLHARGERLQFAMNAGIYERPDSATGLLVADGGRTYTRLNVSPGPPNPCRTANFYCPPNGVFFVAGGRAAVLSTADFARRPRTAPAVEMATQSGPLLVRRGALAQAFDPHGRSRTIRNGVCVRADGTVVFAISDDGVTLYELATAFRDALACPDALYLDGTISALYTGADLPPQRHDFSAMFAVTEPIAGRR